From Tripterygium wilfordii isolate XIE 37 chromosome 13, ASM1340144v1, whole genome shotgun sequence, the proteins below share one genomic window:
- the LOC120013185 gene encoding uncharacterized protein LOC120013185: MTKTKVDESVVPAIKNEAVEVENVHAEPKRDPDSLHGILSSAKCLQMGEYPFGYDFDPKSYHGALDSGETRAGEHDLKLEVLDGLLDEVDEVDDIHAAYDLSTACADFLWDIEFVDKVSDFSRPPHEGLRFRNPHSESNSPGCSGSSNGTNGASDTSTATILESGCKSDLLDNVAICELHVVSGSECGCHRPFEEQICLTSPDMGNLDDLDNDKPCIMVNGMSSDEVGKSSVMVTKVGASIRQKRLRKPTRRFVDEFSKPKLTDIMEIQNIPTGTSKDKYLKVESCKGHQVQEAVAYDQGEGPLSGTSTLALHETRPRRGRPKKLTPVLEHQSEDEVSDFDEEPVNLGRRSKTVADRRKHQRMWTLSEVMKLVDGISQYGVGRWTDIKRLLFASSAYRTPVDLRDKWRNLLKACSAEKQKQKNGQKEIGDKLKHAVRPLPKSVFRRIRDLANVHPYPRDRNMKLSRSSHVSPPAVPAAEVDLASPGARNVRRKKSS, translated from the exons ATGACTAAG ACAAAGGTGGATGAATCTGTGGTTCCTGCAATAAAAAATGAAGCCGTTGAAGTTGAGAATGTACATGCAGAACCTAAACGTGATCCTGATTCATTGCACGGTATTTTAAGCTCGGCAAAATGCTTGCAAATGGGGGAATATCCGTTTGGATATGATTTTGACCCAAAATCGTATCATG GTGCCCTGGATTCTGGTGAAACTAGAGCAGGAGAACATGATTTAAAGCTTGAA GTTCTTGATGGATTGCTGGATGAAGTTGATGAAGTTGATGATATTCATGCAGCATATGATCTCTCTACTGCATGTGCAGATTTTCTCTGGG ATATTGAATTTGTGGACAAAGTTTCTGATTTCAGTCGTCCTCCCCATGAAGGTTTACGATTTCGGAATCCACATTCAGAAAGTAATTCTCCGGGCTGTAGTGGAAGTAGTAATGGCACAAATGGAGCATCAGATACATCAACCGCAACTATTCTAGAATCTGGGTGCAAGAGTGATTTGCTTGATAATGTGGCCATTTGTGAGTTACATGTTGTCTCTGGAAGTGAATGTGGGTGCCATCGACCATTTGAGGAGCAAATCTGCCTTACTTCACCTGATATGGGAAATCTTGATGACTTAGATAATGACAAACCCTGTATTATGGTAAATGGGATGTCATCTGATGAGGTAGGAAAAAGCTCTGTTATGGTGACAAAAGTTGGTGCATCTATTAGACAGAAAAGATTGCGTAAACCAACTCGGAGGTTCGTTGACGAATTCTCAAAACCGAAATTGACAGACATAATGGAAATACAGAACATTCCTACTGGTACTTCGAAGGACAAATACCTCAAGGTTGAATCCTGCAAAGGACATCAGGTTCAAGAGGCAGTGGCATATGATCAAGGGGAGGGACCATTAAGTGGAACCAGTACTCTTGCATTGCATGAAACTCGGCCACGCAGAGGACGTCCAAAGAAACTTACACCTGTATTG GAGCACCAATCTGAGGATGAAGTTTCTGACTTTGATGAAGAACCTGTGAATTTGGGTAGAAGATCTAAAACTGTTGCTGACCGGAGGAAGCACCAGAGGATGTGGACCCTTTCTGAGGTAATGAAGTTGGTGGATGGCATTTCTCAGTATGGAGTTGGAAGGTGGACTGATATAAAGAGGCTCCTTTTTGCATCGTCAGCTTATCGCACGCCCGTGGATCTGAGG GACAAATGGAGAAATCTTCTGAAGGCCTGCAGTGCAGAGAAACAAAAGCAGAAAAATGGCCAAAAAGAG ATTGGGGACAAGCTGAAGCATGCAGTTCGTCCCTTACCAAAGTCTGTGTTTCGACGGATCCGTGACCTGGCAAATGTTCATCCATATCCAAGGGACCGCAATATGAAGCTTTCACGCAGTAGCCATGTTTCCCCACCAGCGGTTCCTGCAGCTGAAGTTGATTTGGCTAGTCCTGGTGCAAGAAATGTCCGTCGGAAGAAGTCTAGTTGA
- the LOC120013432 gene encoding RNA-binding protein CP29B, chloroplastic-like, which produces MASTVATSLVLPSLNPNAISSGNSKFTSISLFYHSSFKPISASASFSCSLTPFACQPLSSRFVAKVAISSELGEEDTYGEEEDRASFAPDLKLFVGNLPFNVQSSDLADLFGNAGTVEMVEVIYDKNTGRSRGFGFVTMSSPEEAEAAAQQFNGYELEGRALRVNAGPPPPKESSSFRGSRFGGGGASYGGGGGSYGGGGASSGAGNRLYVGNLPWNFDDSALQNLFSEQGKVVEAKVVYDRDSGRSRGFGFVTYSSSEEVNNAIESLDGAEFSGRSIRVSVAESKPRRQF; this is translated from the exons ATGGCTTCTACTGTTGCTACTTCTCTGGTTCTTCCATCTCTAAACCCTAATGCGATATCTTCTGGGAATTCTAAATTCACTTCTATTTCCTTATTCTATCATTCTTCATTTAAGCCAATCTCGGcttctgcttctttttcttgctcctTGACTCCGTTTGCCTGTCAACCTCTGTCATCTCGTTTTGTGGCTAAGGTTGCCATTTCTTCGGAGCTTGGGGAGGAAGATACCTACGGGGAGGAAGAAGATAGGGCTAGCTTTGCTCCTGACCTTAAACTTTTTGTGGGTAACCTTCCTTTTAATGTTCAAAGCTCCGACCTCGCGGATCTGTTCGGGAACGCTGGAACTGTTGAGATGGTCGAG GTGATTTATGACAAGAATACTGGGAGAAGCAGGGGATTTGGTTTTGTCACTATGTCAAGTCCTGAAGAGGCTGAGGCAGCCGCTCAGCAGTTCAATGGCTAT GAATTGGAGGGGAGGGCATTGAGAGTGAATGCTGGACCTCCTCCACCAAAGGAATCTTCTTCTTTCAGAGGGTCCAGATTTGGTGGAGGTGGTGCATCTtatggtggaggtggtggatcTTATGGTGGAGGTGGTGCATCTTCTGGTGCAGGCAATCGTCTCTATGTTGGTAACCTTCCCTGGAATTTTGATGATTCAGCTCTTCAGAACCTATTCAGTGAGCAGGGAAAGGTTGTGGAAGCCAAGGTTGTGTATGATAGGGATAGTGGTAGATCTCGGGGTTTTGGATTTGTTACCTATTCTTCTTCTGAAGAGGTTAACAATGCCATTGAGTCCTTGGATGGCGCT GAGTTCTCAGGCAGATCAATTAGAGTCTCTGTGGCGGAATCTAAACCTAGACGTCAATTTTGA